Proteins encoded within one genomic window of Microbacterium soli:
- a CDS encoding acetyl/propionyl/methylcrotonyl-CoA carboxylase subunit alpha — MPDIAKVLIANRGEIAVRIIRAARDSGISSVAVYADQDRDAMHARLADEAYSLDGSTSAETYLQIDKILSIARRAGADAVHPGYGFLAENADFARAVIGAGLIWVGPSPEAIESLGDKVTARRVAEKVGAPLAPGTPGPVETAEEVVAFAEQVGLPIAIKAAYGGGGRGLKVARELGEVAERFESATREAIAAFGRGECFVEKYLDRPRHVETQCLADAAGNVVVISTRDCSLQRRHQKLVEEAPAPFLTDDQNAQLYAASKAILKEVGYVGAGTCEFLIGADGTVSFLEVNTRLQVEHPVSEEVTGIDLVREQFRIAAGGTIDYDDPTPQGHSFEFRINGEDPGRGFLPQPGPVKVFKTFGGPGVRLDSGVTAGDAVSGAFDSLLAKIIITGRDRAEALERARRALDEFEVAGLPTVIPFHRRVVRDPAFTAEDGRFGVYTRWIETEFSGDIPAWDGEAEDPAAAPGRHTVVVEVAGRRLEVSLPDHVTAPVAGTAGRPAAVPPSRRTHASTANAGASGDAVKSPMQATVVKVAVEDGQQVVKGDLVVVLEAMKMEQPLQAHKDGRVGNIDAAPGTTVSSGHRLLTIS; from the coding sequence ATGCCTGACATCGCCAAGGTCCTCATCGCAAACCGCGGCGAGATCGCCGTACGCATCATCCGCGCCGCTCGCGACTCCGGGATCTCCTCCGTCGCCGTCTACGCCGACCAGGACCGCGATGCCATGCACGCGCGGCTCGCCGACGAGGCGTACTCCCTCGACGGATCCACGAGCGCGGAGACGTATCTGCAGATCGACAAGATCCTCTCCATCGCCCGCCGCGCCGGTGCGGATGCGGTGCACCCCGGGTACGGTTTCCTCGCCGAGAACGCCGACTTCGCCCGAGCCGTCATCGGGGCGGGTCTGATCTGGGTGGGGCCGTCCCCCGAGGCCATCGAGTCCCTCGGGGACAAGGTGACCGCCCGCCGCGTCGCCGAGAAGGTCGGCGCACCGCTGGCGCCCGGCACGCCCGGACCGGTCGAGACGGCCGAGGAGGTCGTCGCCTTCGCGGAGCAGGTCGGTCTGCCCATCGCGATCAAGGCCGCCTACGGCGGCGGCGGCCGCGGTCTGAAGGTCGCCCGCGAGCTGGGCGAGGTCGCCGAGAGGTTCGAGTCCGCCACGCGGGAGGCCATCGCGGCCTTCGGTCGCGGGGAGTGCTTCGTGGAGAAGTACCTCGACAGGCCCCGGCACGTGGAGACGCAGTGTCTGGCGGATGCCGCCGGCAACGTCGTCGTCATCTCCACGCGCGACTGCTCGCTGCAGCGTCGGCATCAGAAGCTCGTCGAGGAGGCCCCCGCGCCGTTCCTGACCGACGACCAGAACGCGCAGCTGTACGCCGCGTCCAAGGCCATCCTCAAGGAGGTCGGCTACGTGGGAGCCGGAACCTGCGAGTTCCTCATCGGCGCCGATGGCACGGTCTCCTTCCTCGAGGTGAACACCCGCCTGCAGGTGGAGCATCCCGTCTCCGAGGAGGTCACCGGCATCGACCTGGTGCGCGAGCAGTTCCGCATCGCCGCGGGCGGCACCATCGACTACGACGACCCGACCCCGCAGGGCCACTCCTTCGAGTTCCGCATCAACGGCGAGGACCCGGGGCGCGGCTTCCTCCCGCAGCCCGGTCCCGTCAAGGTGTTCAAGACCTTCGGCGGTCCCGGTGTGCGTCTGGACTCCGGAGTCACCGCCGGGGATGCGGTCTCCGGTGCCTTCGACTCGCTGCTGGCGAAGATCATCATCACCGGGCGCGATCGCGCCGAGGCGCTCGAGCGCGCCCGCCGCGCACTCGACGAGTTCGAGGTCGCGGGTCTGCCCACCGTGATCCCCTTCCACCGCAGGGTGGTGCGCGACCCCGCCTTCACCGCGGAGGACGGCCGGTTCGGCGTCTACACCCGCTGGATCGAGACGGAGTTCTCGGGCGACATCCCGGCCTGGGACGGCGAGGCGGAGGACCCGGCGGCCGCCCCCGGCAGGCACACCGTCGTCGTCGAGGTGGCGGGCCGCCGACTCGAGGTCAGCCTCCCCGACCACGTGACCGCACCGGTCGCGGGAACCGCCGGTCGCCCGGCGGCCGTGCCGCCGTCGCGCCGCACGCACGCCAGCACGGCGAACGCGGGCGCCTCCGGGGACGCCGTGAAGTCGCCGATGCAGGCCACCGTCGTCAAGGTCGCCGTCGAAGACGGCCAGCAGGTCGTCAAGGGCGACCTGGTGGTCGTGCTGGAGGCCATGAAGATGGAGCAGCCGCTGCAGGCGCACAAGGACGGCCGGGTCGGCAACATCGACGCCGCCCCCGGCACCACGGTCTCCTCGGGGCATCGGCTGCTGACCATCAGCTGA
- a CDS encoding nucleoside triphosphate pyrophosphatase: MRVCLASTSPARLMLLRQAGIEPLVVPSEVDEDAVTEAAVAERGGPLRPDELVLLLARAKAADVVGGLAARHPDFDGLVIGGDSMFALDGRVYGKPYTATAAAERWARMRGATGVLYSGHSVLRVRPGVPPVEAHAVAEASVTFAADVTDAEIDAYVATGEPLLVAGAFTVDSLGGAFITRVEGDPSTVVGMSLSTLRELAGRLGVTWTDLWGEPH, encoded by the coding sequence ATGCGCGTCTGCCTGGCATCCACCTCCCCCGCCCGACTCATGCTGCTGCGTCAGGCGGGCATCGAGCCGCTCGTGGTGCCCTCCGAGGTGGACGAGGATGCCGTGACGGAGGCCGCCGTCGCCGAGCGCGGCGGCCCGCTGCGGCCCGACGAGCTGGTGCTGCTGCTGGCGCGCGCCAAGGCGGCGGACGTCGTCGGCGGGCTGGCCGCACGGCATCCGGATTTCGACGGACTGGTCATCGGCGGTGATTCGATGTTCGCCCTCGACGGGCGGGTGTACGGCAAGCCGTACACCGCCACGGCTGCGGCGGAGCGCTGGGCGCGGATGCGGGGCGCGACCGGCGTGCTGTACTCGGGGCATTCCGTGCTCCGCGTGCGACCGGGCGTCCCGCCCGTCGAGGCGCACGCCGTGGCCGAGGCGTCGGTCACCTTCGCCGCCGACGTGACGGATGCCGAGATCGACGCCTACGTGGCCACCGGCGAGCCGCTGCTGGTGGCCGGGGCGTTCACCGTGGACAGTCTCGGCGGTGCGTTCATCACGCGGGTCGAGGGCGATCCCTCGACGGTCGTGGGAATGTCGCTGTCGACGCTGCGGGAGCTCGCCGGCCGGCTCGGTGTGACCTGGACGGATCTGTGGGGGGAGCCGCATTGA
- a CDS encoding NAD(P)H-quinone dehydrogenase: protein MESMSQTSFANRQSVAVLGGGPGGYEAALAAAQLGAEVTLVERVGVGGSAVLTDVVPSKSLIATADAAVAIAEASDLGVQFYAKGANGKPLKPEIAINLAAVNKRLLALAGQQSEDMRTTLLDAGVRLLSGHGRLEGPNAIVVSTGPGGTDFDRVEADTVVVSVGASPRELDSARPDGERILTWTQLYDMKALPEHLIVVGSGVTGAEFASAYMNLGAKVTLVSSREQVLPGEDGDAAKVLEKVFKRGGMQVLSKSRAEKVERTDDGVIVTLSDGRTVEGSHCLMAVGSVPNTSNIGLEEAGVELTESGHVRVNRVARTSVPNVYAVGDCTNFFPLASVASMQGRTAVFHALGDIVIPLEQRKITANIFTAPEIATVGFSEQDIENGAADGIAYKLPLAANPRAKMMGIKDGFVKVIARKGSGTVIGGVIVAPKASELIYPLAIAVERRLNVDQVSRVFAAYPSLSSSITDATRAMHLVNIG, encoded by the coding sequence TCGGTGGCGGCCCCGGCGGGTATGAAGCAGCACTCGCCGCGGCCCAGCTGGGTGCCGAGGTGACCCTCGTCGAACGTGTCGGGGTGGGCGGATCCGCCGTGCTCACCGACGTCGTGCCGTCCAAGAGCCTGATCGCCACGGCCGATGCGGCGGTCGCCATCGCCGAGGCCAGCGACCTGGGCGTGCAGTTCTACGCCAAGGGGGCGAACGGCAAGCCGCTCAAGCCGGAGATCGCCATCAACCTCGCGGCCGTCAACAAGCGCCTGCTGGCCCTGGCCGGGCAGCAGTCCGAGGACATGCGCACGACTCTGCTCGACGCGGGCGTGCGCCTGTTGTCCGGTCACGGGAGGCTGGAGGGTCCGAACGCGATCGTCGTGTCCACCGGTCCCGGTGGGACGGACTTCGATCGCGTCGAGGCCGACACCGTCGTGGTGTCCGTGGGCGCGTCGCCTCGTGAGTTGGACTCCGCCCGGCCCGACGGGGAGCGGATCCTCACCTGGACCCAGCTGTACGACATGAAGGCGCTGCCCGAGCATCTGATCGTGGTGGGCTCCGGCGTCACGGGCGCGGAGTTCGCCTCGGCGTACATGAACCTCGGCGCGAAGGTCACGCTGGTCTCCAGTCGTGAGCAGGTGCTGCCCGGTGAGGACGGCGACGCGGCGAAGGTGCTGGAGAAGGTCTTCAAGCGCGGGGGCATGCAGGTGCTCTCGAAGTCGCGCGCGGAGAAGGTCGAGCGCACCGACGACGGCGTCATCGTCACGCTCTCGGACGGCCGCACCGTCGAGGGCAGCCACTGCCTGATGGCGGTGGGCTCGGTCCCCAACACCTCAAACATCGGCCTGGAGGAGGCCGGCGTCGAGCTGACCGAGTCCGGGCACGTCCGGGTCAACCGGGTGGCGCGCACCTCGGTGCCGAACGTGTACGCGGTCGGCGACTGCACGAACTTCTTCCCGCTGGCCTCCGTCGCCTCCATGCAGGGGCGCACGGCGGTCTTCCACGCGCTCGGCGACATCGTCATCCCGCTGGAGCAGCGCAAGATCACGGCGAACATCTTCACCGCGCCCGAGATCGCGACGGTCGGGTTCTCGGAGCAGGACATCGAGAACGGCGCCGCGGACGGCATCGCCTACAAACTGCCGCTGGCGGCCAACCCGCGGGCGAAGATGATGGGGATCAAGGACGGCTTCGTCAAGGTCATCGCGCGCAAGGGCTCGGGCACCGTCATCGGTGGCGTCATCGTCGCACCCAAGGCGTCGGAGCTCATCTACCCGCTGGCCATCGCCGTCGAGCGCAGGCTCAACGTCGACCAGGTCTCCCGGGTGTTCGCCGCCTACCCGTCGCTGTCCAGCAGCATCACCGACGCGACGCGCGCCATGCACCTGGTCAACATCGGCTGA